Proteins found in one Quercus robur chromosome 2, dhQueRobu3.1, whole genome shotgun sequence genomic segment:
- the LOC126715371 gene encoding probable sugar phosphate/phosphate translocator At4g32390 — MALSESVVKKVLLSYTYVAIWIFLSFSVIVYNKYILDRKLYNWPFPISLTMIHMSFCSFLAYLLVKVFKVVELPSTMTRDLYLKSVVPIGALYSLSLWFSNSTYIYLSVSFIQMLKALMPVAVYSIGVLFKKDSFKSDTMVNMLSISVGVAIAAYGEAKFDSFGVMLQLLAVAFEATRLVMIQILLNSRGISLNPITSLYYVAPCCLVFLCFPWVVMEYPLLRDTSSFHLDFVIFGTNSLCAFALNLAVFLLVGKTSALTMNVAGVVKDWLLIAFSWSVIKDTVTPINLFGYGLAFLGVAYYNHSKLQALKAAEAQKKVQQADEEAGRLLEEKEGEGTGKKTETQD; from the coding sequence atggcactttccgaaagtgttgtgaaaaaggTCCTTCTCTCCTACACCTACGTAGCAATCTGGATCTTCCTCAGCTTCTCCGTCATCGTGTACAACAAGTACATCCTCGACCGCAAGCTCTACAACTGGCCATTCCCGATCTCACTCACCATGATCCACATGTCCTTCTGTTCCTTCCTCGCCTACCTTCTCGTCAAAGTTTTCAAGGTCGTGGAACTCCCATCCACCATGACTCGTGACCTTTACCTCAAATCTGTGGTACCCATTGGAGCTCTCTACTCCCTTTCCCTCTGGTTCTCCAACTCCACCTACATCTACCTCTCCGTCTCCTTCATCCAAATGCTCAAGGCTCTCATGCCCGTCGCGGTTTACTCCATCGGGGTTTTGTTCAAAAAGGACTCTTTCAAATCCGACACCATGGTCAACATGCTCTCGATCAGTGTCGGTGTCGCAATCGCGGCTTATGGGGAGGCAAAGTTCGATTCTTTTGGGGTCATGTTGCAGCTGTTGGCTGTGGCTTTTGAGGCCACCCGTTTGGTGATGATCCAGATTTTGTTGAATTCCAGAGGTATTAGTTTGAACCCCATCACTTCGCTTTACTATGTTGCGCCTTGTTGTCTTGTTTTCTTGTGTTTCCCTTGGGTGGTTATGGAGTACCCTTTGTTGAGAGACACCTCGAGTTTCCATCTCGATTTTGTTATCTTCGGGACAAATTCGCTCTGCGCTTTTGCTCTGAATTTGGCTGTGTTTTTGCTGGTGGGGAAGACTTCGGCTTTGACAATGAATGTGGCCGGTGTTGTTAAGGACTGGCTGTTGATCGCTTTCTCTTGGTCGGTGATTAAGGACACTGTGACCCCTATTAATTTGTTTGGGTATGGATTGGCATTTCTGGGTGTGGCGTATTACAATCATTCCAAGTTGCAGGCTCTTAAGGCGGCCGAGGCGCAGAAAAAGGTGCAACAGGCTGATGAGGAGGCCGGCAGATTGTTGGAGGAGAAAGAAGGGGAAGGAACTGGAAAGAAGACTGAAACACAAGATTGA